The following proteins are co-located in the Pseudomonas sp. ATCC 13867 genome:
- a CDS encoding proline--tRNA ligase: protein MRTSQYLLSTLKETPSDAVVISHQLMLRAGMIRKLASGLYTWLPMGLRVLRKVETIVREEMNAAGALEVLMPAIQPAELWQESGRWQQYGPELLRLKDRHDRDFCVGPTHEEVITDLARNELNSYKQLPINMYQIQTKFRDEIRPRFGLMRGREFIMKDSYSFHTSQDSLQATYDVMYGAYSKIFTRLGLDFRAVQADNGSIGGSGSHEFHVLAGSGEDDIVFGESTDYAANIEKAEALPRETARGAASEELRLVDTPETKTIAALVEKFGLPIEKTIKTLVVHAAEEGKLIALIVRGDHELNEIKAGNHPLVASPLQMASEADIKAAIGAAPGSLGPLNLPLPCIIDRSVALMSDFSAGANVDDKHYFGVNWERDLPVPEIADLRNVVEGDPSPDGKGTLVIRRGIEVGHIFQLGTKYSEAMKLSVLGESGKPVTLIMGCYGIGVSRVVAAAIEQNYDDRGILWPAALAPFQIAIVPMKYENEAVRAATDKLYADLTAAGFEVLLDDRDKKTSPGVKFADMELIGIPHRIVVSERGLDEGTLEYKGRRDAESQPVALSDLQAFITAKIRN, encoded by the coding sequence ATCCGCAAGCTGGCGTCCGGCCTCTACACCTGGCTGCCAATGGGTCTGCGGGTACTGCGCAAGGTGGAGACCATCGTTCGCGAGGAAATGAACGCCGCTGGCGCCCTGGAAGTACTGATGCCCGCCATCCAGCCCGCCGAACTGTGGCAGGAATCCGGCCGCTGGCAGCAGTACGGCCCCGAGCTGCTGCGCCTGAAGGATCGCCATGACCGCGACTTCTGCGTCGGCCCGACCCACGAGGAAGTGATTACCGATCTGGCGCGCAACGAGCTGAACAGCTACAAGCAGTTGCCGATCAACATGTATCAGATCCAGACCAAGTTCCGTGACGAAATCCGTCCGCGCTTCGGCCTGATGCGCGGCCGCGAGTTCATCATGAAGGACTCCTACTCCTTCCATACCAGCCAGGACTCGTTGCAGGCGACCTACGACGTCATGTACGGCGCGTACAGCAAGATCTTCACCCGCCTGGGCCTGGACTTCCGTGCCGTGCAAGCCGACAACGGCTCCATCGGCGGCAGCGGCTCCCACGAGTTCCACGTGCTGGCCGGCTCCGGCGAGGACGATATCGTCTTCGGCGAATCCACCGACTACGCCGCCAATATCGAGAAAGCCGAGGCCCTGCCCCGCGAGACCGCTCGCGGCGCGGCCAGCGAAGAGCTGCGTCTGGTCGACACTCCAGAAACCAAGACCATCGCCGCCCTGGTGGAGAAGTTCGGCCTGCCCATCGAGAAGACCATCAAGACCCTGGTGGTGCATGCAGCCGAAGAAGGCAAGCTGATTGCCCTGATCGTCCGTGGCGACCACGAACTCAACGAGATCAAGGCCGGCAACCATCCGCTGGTGGCCAGCCCGCTGCAGATGGCCAGCGAGGCGGACATCAAGGCCGCCATCGGCGCCGCCCCCGGCTCCCTCGGCCCGCTGAACCTGCCGCTGCCCTGCATCATCGACCGCTCCGTCGCGCTGATGAGCGACTTCTCCGCCGGCGCCAACGTCGACGACAAGCACTACTTCGGCGTGAACTGGGAACGCGACCTGCCGGTACCGGAAATCGCCGACCTGCGTAACGTCGTCGAAGGCGACCCGAGCCCGGATGGCAAGGGCACCCTGGTGATCCGTCGCGGCATCGAAGTCGGCCACATCTTCCAGCTCGGCACCAAGTACAGCGAAGCCATGAAGCTCTCTGTACTGGGCGAGAGCGGCAAGCCGGTCACCCTGATCATGGGTTGCTACGGCATCGGCGTATCCCGCGTGGTCGCCGCCGCCATCGAGCAGAACTACGACGATCGCGGCATCCTCTGGCCGGCCGCCCTGGCGCCCTTCCAGATCGCCATCGTGCCGATGAAGTACGAGAACGAGGCCGTGCGCGCCGCCACCGACAAGCTCTACGCGGACCTCACCGCCGCCGGCTTCGAAGTGCTGCTGGACGACCGCGACAAGAAGACCAGTCCCGGCGTGAAGTTCGCCGACATGGAGCTGATCGGTATCCCGCACCGCATCGTCGTCAGCGAGCGCGGCCTGGACGAAGGCACCCTGGAGTACAAGGGCCGCCGTGACGCCGAGTCGCAGCCTGTCGCCCTGTCCGACCTGCAAGCCTTCATCACGGCCAAGATCCGCAACTGA
- a CDS encoding acylphosphatase: protein MARICLHGYVSGKVQGVYYRQSTQEQAERLDIDGWVRNLDDGRVEVLLEGEEGAVCELEKWLARGPVKAKVAAVELAPMTPQGITGFIVRR, encoded by the coding sequence ATGGCCAGGATCTGTCTGCACGGCTATGTGAGTGGCAAGGTACAGGGCGTGTACTACCGCCAGAGCACGCAGGAACAGGCCGAACGCCTGGACATCGATGGCTGGGTGCGCAACCTGGACGACGGTCGGGTGGAGGTGCTGCTCGAGGGCGAAGAGGGTGCCGTGTGCGAGCTGGAGAAATGGCTGGCCCGCGGGCCGGTCAAGGCAAAGGTGGCGGCGGTGGAGCTGGCGCCGATGACGCCCCAGGGCATCACCGGCTTCATCGTGCGCCGCTGA